TTGATTCTCACGGTTCGGATCGATCGATTGGCACGACTCGAGGCGATCGAGTCGATCGGCTCGAGTCGGACGGTACGTGGTGGTATCTGGGGTATCCTGAGCATAGCTTGTCGAAAACGGATCGGAACGGCGATGGGTCGCGGTTAGAAGCCGGGCATCAGATCGGCCGGGCCGAAGACGCCGTACTCGCCCGCACGGTTTCGGCGAACGCCGGCTTTCAGATAGCCCAATGCCGGGCCGTTGACGTTGGCCTCCATGCTCGTCTCGTCGCCTAACTGAAACGTGTTCGTTGCCGTCTCGCCGTCGAACGTCCGTCCGGTCACGCGAACCGTGGTTGTCGTCGGCTTCTCATCGTTGCGAACGTCGAGGATCCCACCGACGGTGACATCCTCGGCATCACAGACGCCGGCGCGCTCGAGTAGGACGTCATCGGCGTGTTCCATGTCCTCGAACTCGATGGCGCCGTCGTGGTCGTCGATGATCCCCTCGATCTCGGATTCGGAGAGTTCGCGTGCGGTCTCGATGTCGTACTTGGGGAGGTGGGCGATGTCCTCGCGGACGGTGCCGCGGTTGTCCTCGTAGCCGGACTTCAGCCCGACGCCCCACCAAATGTCGACATCGGTAACCTCGACGAACGACTGGGCGGCGAGTGCGGCCGCGCCGGTCAGCAGGCCAGGGGTCGCGCCCGCGCCGCAGATGAACGTGATACCGCTCTCCTCGAACGCCTCGCTCCGGTCGTCGAGCATGTCGATCACACGCGAGCGTTTGAGCACGTCGATCATCACACCCGAGTAGCCGCCCTCGGCGAAGCGGTCGGCGGTCCGCGGGATGAAGTCGTGTTCGTAGTTCGGCAGGGCCAGCAGGACCGCGTCGATCCGATCGCCGTGGTCGATGACCGCCTGAATGGGATCCTCGCTGGCTCGAGCCTGGCTCGAGGCGACGACACCCTTGTCCTCGCCGTGTTGTTTG
This genomic stretch from Natrinema sp. SYSU A 869 harbors:
- a CDS encoding transcriptional regulator — encoded protein: MNEITFAVLGTGGIGRRALEVSQYKEALTPVAACDRHGIAVDFNGLDVDELLAATEGNIDSEPRDNEVATDGGPGATAADGDVKQHGEDKGVVASSQARASEDPIQAVIDHGDRIDAVLLALPNYEHDFIPRTADRFAEGGYSGVMIDVLKRSRVIDMLDDRSEAFEESGITFICGAGATPGLLTGAAALAAQSFVEVTDVDIWWGVGLKSGYEDNRGTVREDIAHLPKYDIETARELSESEIEGIIDDHDGAIEFEDMEHADDVLLERAGVCDAEDVTVGGILDVRNDEKPTTTTVRVTGRTFDGETATNTFQLGDETSMEANVNGPALGYLKAGVRRNRAGEYGVFGPADLMPGF